The following coding sequences lie in one Arachis ipaensis cultivar K30076 chromosome B03, Araip1.1, whole genome shotgun sequence genomic window:
- the LOC107634352 gene encoding profilin-like, translating to MSWQTYVDEHLMCDIDGSGQHLTAAAIIGHDGSVWAQSANFPQAKSQEIADIMKDFEEPGHLAPTGLHIAGTKYMVIQGEPGAVIRGKKGSGGITIKKTGQALVFGIYEEPVTPGQCNMVVERLGDYLSDQGL from the exons ATGTCTTGGCAAACCTACGTGGACGAGCACTTGATGTGCGATATTGATGGCTCAGGCCAGCACCTCACCGCAGCCGCCATCATCGGCCATGACGGTTCTGTCTGGGCCCAGAGCGCAAACTTCCCTCAG GCAAAGAGTCAAGAGATAGCCGACATAATGAAGGATTTCGAAGAACCAGGGCATCTGGCGCCAACAGGGTTGCACATTGCTGGAACCAAATACATGGTGATCCAGGGTGAGCCAGGTGCTGTGATTCGCGGCAAGAAAGGATCTGGAGGGATCACCATTAAGAAAACCGGTCAAGCTCTTGTTTTTGGAATCTATGAGGAGCCTGTAACTCCTGGTCAGTGCAACATGGTCGTTGAGAGGTTGGGCGATTACCTCTCTGATCAGGGTCTCTAG